The stretch of DNA CGAGTGTCGCGACCGTGGGCTCGACATCACGGAGGACAACATGGGACTCGTGGCGACTGACCTCAGAGAGCAAGGCGGGCTTGCGGCCGTTGCAGACCGGTCGTTGCCGCTCATCGAAGCACACCTTGAAGACAGCGACGTGGTGCTTGTCGACGGGATTCGTGGCGCGGCCGAAGTCGAATGTTTCGAGGCGGCGTTTGGCGACCAGTTCGTCCTTGCGAGTATCGAGGTGCCCTTCGAAACTCGACTCGAACGGGTTCGAGACCGGGGGAGAGACCCGACGGCCGAAGCGAAGGCTGACCTGCGCGAACGCGACGAACGCGAACTCGGCTACGGGATGGGCGAGGCGATGGAGCAAGCGGACGTGGTCATCGAGAACACGACTTCGCTTGCGGCGTTCCACGAGTCGATTCGGACGCTTCTCGAAGACGGTATCGACGCCCTTGAGACCGTCGCGAATGAATCGGAGGCCACCGAATGATTTACTCCGTTGACGTCGAAATCACGGCGCCAGTCAAGGCGACGGAGGTCACAGACCGTGTGGCCGACGCCATCACGAACCTGTTCCCCGAGGCGACGGTCTCGACGAACCCCGGTGAGTTGGTGGCAGAAGCCCACAGCATGGACCACTTCTCGCAGTGTTTGCACAAACAGCAAATTCTCGACACCGCCCGCGGTGAGTTCTTTTCGACGCTTGAAGGCGACACCTTTTCGTTCGGGTTGAAAAAGCAGGCGGCGTTCAAGGGCGTCGTGAACTTCTCGGTCGGCAAACCCGGCGAACTTGGCGACCTCGCGGTTCGCGTGCGCGTGCACGAACCAGCTGTTGAGCAGTTCATCGACCACATCGCACCCCCAACGAAGGACGGAAAGCCGATTACTCCCGAGGAGTCTCGCTGAACCCACTCACGAAAATCGCCAGCCACTCGCTCACGTCTCTGCGTTCTCGCAGTTCTATTGCCGTAATCCATTTCACCCACTGGAAGCCACGTCTCCCGGGCGCGACCAGCCTGAGCGGCGCGCCGTGGCCGTGGACGAGCGCTTCGCCGTCGACGTGGGTTGCGAGGAGCGCGTCACGGGCTTCTTCGATGGGGAGACTCCACCGGTAGCCGGTAACCGACCGGAAGGAAACCCAGCGCGCCGCCGGGGTGGGTTCTGCGAGGTCGAGGAGGGACCCAACGGCGATGCCCTGCCAGTCATGGGCTGAGTACCAGCCACTCGTACAGTCGAGGATGGCGCGGGTTTCGTCCTCGGGTGTGAGGTCGTCATAGTTGAACGAGCGTGGCTGTGCGAGTTCGCCGGTGAGTGTGAGCGTCCAGTGTTCGACGTCGATTGGGGCGGGGTCGTCTGCGACCCAGCTGGTCAGCGGGAAGGCGTTCCCCGCGTCGCTCCCGCGTTCTTTCGAGCCGGTGAATCGTCTGGTTGCGCCGGGGAGGGCGAGGAGTCGGCTTGTTGCCTGTTGCACTCGCCATGTGAGCGCGCCGAACACGAGAAGAGTCCCGTACTGGAGGGCGATTCGACGTTGTGTGAAGTCCGCCGGTTGTGGCGTGTGGTAGTGACGTCTCAGGTGGAGTGCAAGGATGGGGACGACGAGCAACCCAAGCGCGATGTGGACGTTGAGTGCGTTCCACAGCAAGAATCGAAAGTCACCACCGAACGCCCAGAACACGCCGGTTGCGAGCGCGCCAAGGGTGACCGCTGTGAGGAGGGCGGAGAGTGCGGTCGTCCACCGTCCTGCAACCCGGGTTCTGAGGCGGGGAGCCACGCGGCGCAGTTTCCAGGCAACGAGGACGGTAAGAGTGAATCCAAGCACCCCGTGGCTGACGAAGACGATGGCGTCGGCTGGTTCACCAGCGACGAGACTGAGGAGACCGGTTGCGACTTCGAGGGCGACGACGACAAACAGCGTCCAGTCGAGCGTTCGAGGGGTGGGTTCGAACCGAAAACGCGCCATTACTGTGTGGTGCTACGCGATGGACGGAGTTAGCCCTCTTGTTGGGCGTGGGTTGTGACTCCACCGTGTGAGTAGCGAAGGGAGAATTGGTGGGTTAGAACTCGTGTTCGACCTTATCTTGGTCTGCTTTTTGGATGATGATTTTCCCCTCGCGTACGCGAACGAACACTTCATCACCGATATCCATCCCTGCAACTTTCAGCTCGTCTTCGTGCAGGTTCAGGTGCACGTTGTGGTATTCCCCATTCTCGTCTTTTGCCCCACTCGGACTGAGCTTCTTTTTCCGTACCATCGCGGTATCTTATTCGCAGGTTCGCTGTAGTGGATACTTAAGTCTACCGTGAGTCGGCCTGTATCGAAGCGTCAGAGCGCTCAGCCGGTCATTATATTTAAAATGAGGGGTGCGTGCAAGGGTTGCACATACCAGCCTAGTCGGTGATTTTCGGTCGAATCAGCCAACTTTCCTGAATCACGTATATAAAGATGGCGTCGGAGTACCCCGATTTTGGGGATATCTTTATTAGGTGGCATGTGCTCGTTTGACATGGAGCCAAAACCATGGCACGTAGTGAGGATTCAAAGCGCAACTTTGCCCTGCGCGACAAGAGCGGTAAGGAATCGAGCGTCTTCTCAGGACGAACCCCCCGACAGGCAGCACTCAAAGCCGCCCGTCGACTGAAGCCCGCGAAAAGCGAGAGTGCGGCAAAGCGTACCGAACTTCGCCTCCGCGAAAAAGGGACAACGAAAGTCCACATCTACGATGGCTGGGCCTGGAAGGAGGAAGCACCCGATGATAAGCCAAACTGGATGCCTACCGTCATCACCGAGGCCAACGTCTCGAAGAAGGGTATCGAACACTTAGAAGAGATCTAAGCTCGCATTCATACGCATTTTTCGGCCGTAGTTACTCTTTCCGTACGCTCGCGTAGCGCGCTCGGGCACACCTCTCGATGAGACCGTGTCCCCTATACCACCCCTGCTCGTAGACCAGTCTGCGCGGCCAACACCCGACCAGACCTGACGCGACAGGCGAGGGATGATCGGTCGGCCTCCATCCGCGCGACACCATTCATTGCGTCACTCTCGTTGCTCAGTTGCAACGCTCTCTGTTCGGCGGTCTTTGCAGAGCGGCTCGTCACACCACTATGTGGCTCTGTTCTCGCGGGTCGTGTCTGCAGTACCCATGAAACCGCATGACGAAGCGCCGTTCGTTCGACGGTCTTAAGTGTAACCCCCCCATCGGGAATAATGTGAAGCAGCGCAGGAGGGTCGGACGCCCGACCCGGCCTCGTTGCACCGGATTGCATCCGTAGCCCTTAAGTGTGTAAGGGCATTCGGGATTAATAAGCGCGGGACGCCCGGAAATCGACACCCGGCGTCCACCTGATTCCGATGCCCTTAAGTGTGTAAGGGCGTTCGGATGTAATGTGAAGCGCGGGAGGTCGGAGCCACCCTCCGACACCCACCTTCGAATCGGAATCCGACGCCCTTAAGTGGGTAAGGACATTCCGAATGAATGCAGACAGAAAGCAAGCGTGACTGGGCGATGGTTGAATCCCGTCCCCACTCATGGGCCGACACGCACCGTTCGATGGGTTTATGACCCGTCCCGGAGTATGTTCAGGTCCGAAGGAAATGAGGATTCCACCCCTGCGGTCCGCCGTAAAGATGGGATCTGATGTTAGCCTTGATAGTTCGGTGACACCCGATCGGTAATCGTGTGTCGTCGAACTTGTGATACCAATAGCGATTTAGCGATATGGTAGCTGTGTTTCATACACAGCTCCCGCCACACCCCCCTGGTTTACCAGGGGAACATTCCGGTTGATCCTGCCGGAGGTCATTGCTATTGGGGTTCGATTTAGCCATGCTAGTTGCACGAATTTAGATTCGTGGCGGAAAGCTCCGTAACACGTGGTCAAACTACCCTATGGATTGAAATAACCTCGGGAAACTGAGGATAATGTCAAATAGGGGTCTTCTGCTGGAATGCTTAGACCTTGAAATGCTCCGGCGCCATAGGATGTGACTGCGGCCGATTAGGTAGACGGTGGGGTAACGGCCCACCGTGCCGATAATCGGTACGAGTTGTGAGAGCAAGAGCTCGGAGACGGAATCTGAGACAAGATTCCGGGCCCTACGGGGCGCAGCAGGCGCGAAAACTTTACACTGCACGACAGTGCGATAAGGGAACCCCAAGTGCGAGGGCATACAGTCCTCGCTTTTCTGTACCGTAAGGAGGTACAAGAATAAGGGCTGGGCAAGACCGGTGCCAGCCGCCGCGGTAATACCGGCAGCTCAAGTGATGACCGCTATTATTGGGCCTAAAGCGTCCGTAGCTGGCCGCACAGGTCCGTTGGGAAATCTGCTCGCTTAACGAGCAGGCGTCCAACGGAAACCGTGCGGCTTGGGACCGGGAGGTCTGGAGGGTACGTCCGGGGTAGGAGTGAAATCCTGTAATCCTAGACGGACCACCGATGGCGAAAGCACTCCAGAAGAACGGATCCGACAGTGAGGGACGAAAGCTAGGGTCTCGAACCGGATTAGATACCCGGGTAGTCCTAGCTGTAAACGATGCTCGCTAGGTGTGACACTGGCTACGAGCCAGTGTTGTGCCGTAGGGAAGCCGTGAAGCGAGCCGCCTGGGAAGTACGTCCGCAAGGATGAAACTTAAAGGAATTGGCGGGGGAGCACTACAACCGGAGGAGCCTGCGGTTTAATTGGACTCAACGCCGGACATCTCACCAGCATCGACAGTAGGAGTGAAAGTCAGTGTGATGAGCTTACTTGACCTACTGAGAGGAGGTGCATGGCCGCCGTCAGCTCGTACCGTGAGGCGTCCTGTTAAGTCAGGCAACGAGCGAGACCCGCACGCCTAATTGCCAGCAACACCCCTGAGGTGGTTGGGTACATTAGGTGGACTGCCGCTGCCAAAGCGGAGGAAGGAACGGGCAACGGTAGGTCAGCATGCCCCGAATGTGCTGGGCTACACGCGGGCTACAATGGTTGAGACAATGGGTTGCAACCTCGAAAGAGGACGCTAATCTCCTAAACTCAATCGTAGTTCGGATTGAGGGCTGAAACTCGCCCTCATGAAGCTGGATTCGGTAGTAATCGCGTCTCAGAAGGGCGCGGTGAATACGTCCCTGCTCCTTGCACACACCGCCCGTCAAAGCACCCGAGTGAGGTCCGGATGAGGCCACCGTAACGGTGGTCGAATCTGGGCTTCGCAAGGGGGCTTAAGTCGTAACAAGGTAGCCGTAGGGGAATCTGCGGCTGGATCACCTCCTAAAGACCGGGATCGGGCTTCGGCCCGACCCACCTTAACTGGTTTCACAGTTCGACCGCGTTTCACCGGTCGGGCACCTTAGAACTATCAAGGCTAACAACTGCCTTCCAGTTGGAAGGCGGGCCCATAGCTCAGTGGTAGAGTGCCTCCTTTGCAAGGAGGATGCCCAGGGTTCGAATCCCTGTGGGTCCATGCAAACGTGTTCAATCACGAACCGTATCCCTTAAGTGGGAGACGGCGCTTTGATTGAATACCTGCAAGAACCGATGCACCACTCCGTGTAAGCGCGAGTGGGAAGGGTTGAACGCATCATCTTACCCGATGTGTGCGTGATGACGCTGTGTGTACGTGCAATCCAGACGTCCACTGGACGCGTTCCGAGTCACAACCGGAACAAACAATCGTGGAAACTATACTGGCTGGTGGATAGCTCGGCTCAAGTGCCGACGAAGGACGTGCCAAGCTGCGAAAAGCTGTAGGGAGCCGCACGGAGGCTAAGAACTACAGATCTCCTAATGGGAATCCCTTTACAATTGCTTCGCGCAATGGGGAACGCTCCGAATTGAAACATCTTAGTAGGAGCAGGAAAAGAAACCAAATCGGGATGTCGTTAGTAACGGCGAGTGAAGGCGACACAGTCCAAACCGAAGCCTTCGGGCAATGTGGTGTATGGGCTGGTACTCATCAGCAGAAATTTTGTGTGAAGTCTCTTGGAACAGAGCGTGACACAGGGTGAAAACCCCGTAACACAAATCAGTACGCTGTGCACCAGTACCTGAGTAGCGGGGGTTGGAAATCCCTCGCCAATAAGGCAGGCATCTACTGCCAAGACTAAATACAACTTGAGACCGATAGTAAACAAGTAGCGTGAGCGAACGCTGAAAAGCACTCCGAGAAGGAAGGTGCAATAGGTCTTGAAATCAGTCAGTGATGGAGCGACGGGGCATAAAAGGCTCTGAGAAAAAGGAACGAGGTGCGAGCCTCTAGTACGAATCTCAGAGAGCCGGTGTTCCGTCGTGCGTTTTGAAAAACGAGCCAGGGAGTGTGCTTGTTTGGCGAGTCTAACTCGAGTATCGAGGAAGGCATAGGGAAACCAACATGGCCGCAGCGCTTTGCGTGAGGGCCGCCGTATTCAAGTGCGGGGAGCCAAACGGGCACGACCCGAAACCGAGTGATCTACACATGGGCAAGGTGAAGCATGGCGAAAGCCATGTGGAAGCCTGCTAGGGGTGGTGTCCTACAATACCCTCCCGTGATCTGTGTGTAGGGGTGAAAGGCCCATCGAACTCGGAAACAGCTGGTTCCAACCGAAACATGTCGAAGCATGACCTCAGCTGAGGTAGTCTGTGGGGTAGAGCGACCGATTGGGGAGCTCGCCTCCGAGAGGAGTCGACTCCCCTGTCAAACTCCGAACCTACAGACGCTGTCGAAGCTGGGAGTCCGGTGCGCGGGGTAAGCCTGTGTACCGTGAGGGAGACAACCCAGAGTCGGGTTAAGGTCCCAAAGTGTAGACTAAGTGCGATTTAAAGGTGGTCTCGAGCCCTAAACAGCCGGGAGGTGAGCTTAGAAGCAGCTACCCTCTAAGAATAGCGTAACAGCTTACCGGCCGAGGTTCGAGGCGCCGAAAATGATCGGGGCTCAAGTCTACCACCGAGACCTGACGGCACGAGTAACATCGTGATTCAGTAGGTTGGCATTCTGTTTGGGTGGAAGCGCGGGTGAGAACTCGTGTGGACCGAGCAGTAACGAAAATCCTGGCCATAGTAGCAGCGATAGTCGGGTGAGAATCTCGACGGCCGAATGGATAAGGGTTCCTCAGCAATGTTCGTCAGCTGAGGGTTAGCCGATCCTAAGTCTTACCGCAATTCGAGTAAGACAAAAGGGAAGCTGGTTAATATTCCAGCGCCATCATAAACTAAAAGCCGACGCTTCGGGGTCGGTCGAGCCGGGCATTCGCCCGGTCGAACTGTCCAAATCCGTGGAAGCCGTAATGGCACGAAGCGGATGAACGGCAGGATAGGGAAACTCGACCCAACCTGGAGCCCGTGAAAAGGCAATTATGATGATCGTACCGAGAACCGACACAGGTGTCCATAGCGGAGAAAGCTAAGGCCTGTCGGGAATAACCGACGTTAGGGAATTCGGCAAATTAGTCCCGTAAGTTCGCGATAAGGGATGCCTGCCCCGGAATGGGGCAGGTCGCAGTGACTCGGGCGCTCGGACTGTCTAATAACAACATAGGTGACCGCAAATCTGCAAAGACTCGTACGGTCACTGAATCCTGCCCAGTGCGGGTATCTGAACACCTAGTACAATAGGACGAAGGACCCGTCAACGGCGGGGGTAACTATGACCCTCTTAAGGTAGCGTAGTACCTTGCCGCTTAAGTAGCGGCTTGCATGAATGGATCAACCAGAGCGCCACTGTCCCAACGTTGGGCCCGGTGAACTGTACATTCCAGTGCGGAGTCTGGAGACCCCCAAGGGGAAGCGAAGACCCTATGGAGCTTTACTGCAGGCTGTCGCTGGGACATGGTCGCTAATGTGCAGGATAGGTAGGAGTCGTTACACAGGTATCCGCGCTAGCGGATCACCGAGACATCACTGAAATACTACCCGTTAGTGACTGTGACCCTCACTCCGGGAGGAGGACACCGGTAGCCGGGCAGTTTGACTGGGGCGGTACGCGCTTGAAAAGATATCGAGCGCGCCCTAAGATGACCTCACTCGGGTCGGAGACCCGAGGAAGAGTGCAAGAGCATAAGGTCGTCTGACAGTGTTCTTCCCAACGAGGAACGCTGACGCGAAAGCGTGGTCTAGCGAACCAATTAGTCCCGCTCGATGCGGGCAATTGATGACAGAAAAGCTACCCTAGGGATAACAGAGTCGTCACCGGCAAGAGCACATATCGACCCGGTGGCTTGCTACCTCGATGTCGGTTCCCTCCATCCTGCCCGTGCAGCAGCGGGCAAGGGTGAGGTTGTTCGCCTATTAAAGGAGGTCGTGAGCTGGGTTTAGACCGTCGTGAGACAGGTCGGCTGCTATCTATTGGGGGTGCAAGGTGCTTGACGGGAACGTTCGTATAGTACGAGAGGAACTACGAATGGTTGCCACTGGTGTACCGGTTGTCCGAAAGGGCACGTGCCGGGCAGCTACGCAACAAGGGGTAAGAGCTGAATGCATCTAAGCTCGAAACCCACCTGGAAAAGAAGCACTATTAAGACCACTCGTAGAAGACGAGTTCGATAGACTCGGGGTGTACGCGCTGAGGCAACGAGGCGTTTAGCCCGCGAGCACTAACAGGTCGCCACTTAATCATACCGCATTACGGATGGACTCGGAACGAGTCCGGGCGTAAACTGGATTGCACGTACATTACAGCACATACCACCGATAACTGGTGTTCACCACACACGGTGCCAGTGGTTCGATTCCACAGATCGGCGTTAAGGCGGCCAGAGCGGCAGGGTCACTCCCGTACCCATCCCGAACACGGAAGATAAGCCTGCCTGCGTTCCAGTGAGTACTGGAGTACGAGAGTCTCTGGGAGAGCTGACCCGCAAGGGTGACAAGGTACAGTCCCAGGACTGCCATCCATAGTACACGCAGGGTTTGTCCCGGTGGAATTGGAGAACAGTCCGTTATAACGGTCTGCAACCAGTGGTTCGCCGCCTCCATTCATACTTCATTCATTTAGCCTAGAGCGAGAGCTCTGGGCTTTTTTCATTTACAGACGGCGAGTGACAACGCTCGCGTCTGGTGATTCATTACAGACCGCTACGCTTAAGCGACTCACCCCTCTACCATGTGATGCGCCAAGGTGGCAGAGTCCGGCCAAACGCAGCGGCCTGCAGAGCCGCCCATCGCCGGTTCAAATCCGGCCCTTGGCTTTCTGTTGCGATCAAATCCCTGAGCGACAGCACCCAGATTAGGATTTGAAAGAAGGCGCGGTAGCGAGTGGTGTTCAACATCTAGCTCTTGGCCCTTTTTCGACCAGCCTACTCATCGAGGAGCGACAGCGCTCGGTCATCACCATGCACGTCCCACAGCTTTCGCACACAAACGCAGCGCAGAAAGACACGATTCGTTTTCCAGACCATCACAGCTTCTCGGCTAATCCATATATTCTCGCTCGAAACATCTCCGCCCGCTTCGTTTCAGCGATGAATAGGTAGACAAAGTATCAAGAGGTCTGCATCCGTATCACACATCTATCATGGCAACTTCTGCGCAGCCAACCGTCCTCATCGTCGAAGACGAGCCAGATGTGGGCGAAACGTACGAACGGTGGCTGGCAGAGTCCTACACCGTCATACACGCTGCATCCGGCCAAGAGGCGCTCTCGAAACTTGACGATTCCATCGATGTCGTCCTCTTAGACCGCATGATGCCGGGGATGTCCGGCGACGAGGTGCTCGAAGAAATCCGGGCACGAGACATTGATTGCCGGGTGGCAATGGTGACGGCCGTCGACCCAGGCTTCGATATCATCGAAATGGGCTTTGACGAATACGTCACGAAACCGCCCACACGCGACCAGCTCCGTGACACCATCGAACGACTGCTCGCACGCAGTGCGGTCGCAGACGACTTACAAAACTACTTCTCGCTCGTTGCTCGCAAAGCCGCCCTCGAAGCCGAATTCACCCGCTCTGTCCTCGAATCGAACGAAGAGTACAGAGACCTCGTTGCCCGAATCGAACGCGCGCGCGAGAATCTCGACACGTCGTTCGACGGACTCTCATCTGATGCTGATTTTGTCGGCGTGTTGCGTGCGATTGTCGACGACGATTCGACATAACCACGTCGTACGTCGAGTTACCAGATGGGCGCGAGCAAAATCGCCACTGCGAGTGAGATGAAAATGAGCTTCAGTCCCGTGTTCACGGCGATGACTTTCGACCCGAACTCTGCCCCCCAGATGCCGTACTGGAACGGAATCGAGCGTTTGAACGTGGTGACG from Haladaptatus sp. ZSTT2 encodes:
- a CDS encoding AAA family ATPase, coding for MRVIGIVGLPGSGKSEAATVAKELDIPVLTMGDVIRAECRDRGLDITEDNMGLVATDLREQGGLAAVADRSLPLIEAHLEDSDVVLVDGIRGAAEVECFEAAFGDQFVLASIEVPFETRLERVRDRGRDPTAEAKADLRERDERELGYGMGEAMEQADVVIENTTSLAAFHESIRTLLEDGIDALETVANESEATE
- a CDS encoding RNA-binding domain-containing protein; this encodes MIYSVDVEITAPVKATEVTDRVADAITNLFPEATVSTNPGELVAEAHSMDHFSQCLHKQQILDTARGEFFSTLEGDTFSFGLKKQAAFKGVVNFSVGKPGELGDLAVRVRVHEPAVEQFIDHIAPPTKDGKPITPEESR
- a CDS encoding molybdopterin-dependent oxidoreductase encodes the protein MARFRFEPTPRTLDWTLFVVVALEVATGLLSLVAGEPADAIVFVSHGVLGFTLTVLVAWKLRRVAPRLRTRVAGRWTTALSALLTAVTLGALATGVFWAFGGDFRFLLWNALNVHIALGLLVVPILALHLRRHYHTPQPADFTQRRIALQYGTLLVFGALTWRVQQATSRLLALPGATRRFTGSKERGSDAGNAFPLTSWVADDPAPIDVEHWTLTLTGELAQPRSFNYDDLTPEDETRAILDCTSGWYSAHDWQGIAVGSLLDLAEPTPAARWVSFRSVTGYRWSLPIEEARDALLATHVDGEALVHGHGAPLRLVAPGRRGFQWVKWITAIELRERRDVSEWLAIFVSGFSETPRE
- a CDS encoding non-histone chromosomal MC1 family protein produces the protein MARSEDSKRNFALRDKSGKESSVFSGRTPRQAALKAARRLKPAKSESAAKRTELRLREKGTTKVHIYDGWAWKEEAPDDKPNWMPTVITEANVSKKGIEHLEEI
- a CDS encoding response regulator transcription factor, whose translation is MATSAQPTVLIVEDEPDVGETYERWLAESYTVIHAASGQEALSKLDDSIDVVLLDRMMPGMSGDEVLEEIRARDIDCRVAMVTAVDPGFDIIEMGFDEYVTKPPTRDQLRDTIERLLARSAVADDLQNYFSLVARKAALEAEFTRSVLESNEEYRDLVARIERARENLDTSFDGLSSDADFVGVLRAIVDDDST